In Acinetobacter sp. C32I, one genomic interval encodes:
- a CDS encoding ribonuclease E inhibitor RraB → MTRDYDQFPDNDNGNVLWQMVEDGNDLSEPHEVEFSIVFEKQEQVEKCALHLLHQEQKISFFQEEVHSDGSDLWVLNIHVNMILEYEDIADLEEWMTKIAKEFNGEYDGWGCMSYIYDEDE, encoded by the coding sequence ATGACACGCGACTATGACCAATTCCCTGATAATGATAACGGCAATGTGCTGTGGCAAATGGTTGAGGATGGCAATGACCTGAGCGAGCCGCATGAAGTCGAATTTTCGATTGTTTTTGAGAAGCAGGAACAGGTCGAAAAATGTGCCCTGCATTTGTTACACCAAGAACAGAAAATCTCTTTCTTTCAGGAAGAGGTTCATTCCGATGGTTCAGATCTATGGGTGCTGAACATCCATGTGAATATGATTTTGGAATATGAAGACATTGCAGACTTGGAAGAATGGATGACCAAGATCGCTAAAGAGTTCAATGGCGAGTATGATGGCTGGGGCTGTATGAGCTATATTTACGACGAAGATGAATAA
- a CDS encoding capsule biosynthesis protein: MRSITNKGLVISYIAIVMLPILLIIIYLCFFAQERFVSQSTLLVKQVGEVSDVSASNGLSTLLGVSNTSNEDAHILTAYISSRNMVESLDKKLNLRKAFIAQNDPIFGLNSDASIEDLVKYFNQRVQVSLDEKTMMMTIASQGFSSGFALRLNQEILKNSESFINDLSQQIAEEQLKFAEKQLSEAKEQLDASRDALLDYQNKNQMYDPQAQAQVVATVVASLESNLAQLRTEERTLLSYLNETAPQVVAIRSQIESVQKQIADEKAKLTSPNTSKLNKSVADFEALKANVDFATDLYKLSLASLEKARLEASRKLKKLVVVSTPELAQDAVYPKTLYLIATYFLVLNILFGITMLIYSIIREHKE; encoded by the coding sequence ATGCGGTCAATAACAAATAAGGGTTTGGTGATTAGTTACATCGCCATTGTGATGTTGCCAATATTGCTCATCATTATCTATCTCTGTTTCTTTGCTCAAGAGCGTTTTGTATCTCAATCGACTTTATTGGTGAAGCAAGTAGGTGAAGTATCTGATGTATCAGCTTCAAATGGCCTAAGTACTTTACTTGGTGTTAGTAATACCAGTAATGAGGATGCACATATTTTAACGGCTTATATTAGTTCGCGTAATATGGTCGAAAGTCTGGATAAAAAACTTAACTTGCGTAAAGCCTTTATTGCACAAAATGATCCCATTTTTGGCTTAAACTCTGATGCGTCAATTGAAGACTTAGTAAAGTATTTTAACCAACGAGTCCAAGTATCTTTGGATGAAAAAACCATGATGATGACCATTGCATCGCAGGGTTTTAGTTCAGGTTTTGCTCTGCGTCTTAACCAAGAAATTCTAAAGAATAGTGAAAGTTTTATTAATGATCTTTCACAACAAATTGCGGAAGAGCAACTTAAGTTTGCCGAAAAGCAATTAAGTGAGGCAAAAGAGCAGTTAGATGCTTCGCGTGATGCGCTATTGGATTATCAGAATAAGAATCAGATGTATGATCCACAGGCGCAAGCGCAAGTTGTAGCAACCGTGGTTGCTAGCCTCGAATCTAATCTGGCACAACTACGCACTGAGGAAAGAACCTTATTAAGCTACTTAAATGAAACCGCTCCACAAGTGGTGGCGATCCGTAGTCAGATTGAATCGGTGCAAAAGCAAATTGCCGATGAAAAGGCTAAATTGACTTCACCAAATACCAGCAAACTCAATAAGAGTGTAGCAGATTTTGAAGCCTTAAAAGCCAATGTCGACTTTGCAACTGATCTTTATAAACTTTCATTGGCATCGCTTGAAAAAGCCCGTTTGGAAGCTTCGCGCAAGCTGAAAAAACTGGTGGTAGTGTCTACCCCAGAGTTGGCACAAGATGCAGTTTATCCAAAAACACTCTATTTGATCGCGACTTATTTTTTGGTCTTAAATATTTTATTTGGTATCACGATGTTGATTTACTCGATTATCCGTGAGCATAAGGAGTAA
- a CDS encoding GNAT family N-acetyltransferase yields the protein MYSIQHAEWTALSEIQQLQLKALLLEADPSWQQISTYLLQSNLFFILNDQGQIIAQLCLFRTDDQAEIKNLAVDSRYKKQGLAKALIQFAIENTKDQNIQTLWVKTGNSSLDQLALYQKCGFRLSHIEPNVFIDYPEAIYENGIRCLDQVVLRLEFA from the coding sequence ATGTATTCGATTCAACACGCTGAATGGACAGCACTCTCAGAGATACAGCAACTGCAATTAAAGGCACTTTTATTAGAGGCCGATCCAAGTTGGCAGCAGATCTCAACCTATTTATTGCAGTCGAATCTGTTCTTTATATTGAATGATCAGGGGCAGATCATTGCGCAACTTTGTTTATTCAGAACGGATGATCAAGCTGAAATTAAAAATCTAGCCGTGGATTCCCGCTATAAAAAACAGGGTCTTGCCAAGGCATTGATTCAATTTGCCATTGAAAATACTAAAGATCAAAATATCCAAACATTATGGGTCAAAACTGGTAATTCCAGTCTGGATCAGTTGGCGCTTTACCAGAAATGCGGCTTCCGTTTGTCGCATATTGAGCCTAATGTATTTATAGATTATCCAGAAGCCATTTATGAAAATGGCATTCGCTGCCTTGACCAAGTGGTCCTTCGGCTTGAGTTTGCATAG
- the wecB gene encoding UDP-N-acetylglucosamine 2-epimerase (non-hydrolyzing) yields the protein MKVLVVFGTRPEAIKMAPLVKLLSADPFFETKVCITAQHRQMLDSVLSVFDIQPDYDLNIMKAGQSLTELNARMMLALEEVLVDCKPDLVLVHGDTSTTLSTAMAAFYQKIDVGHVEAGLRTYDIYSPWPEEANRQLTSVIAKWHFCPTETSANHLLQEHINKSKICITGNTVIDALFYVKDQLNNNEALQQEMRAHFHMLDLDKKRVLITGHRRENFGEGFENICKAIKALAESYPEVEFVYPVHMNPNVMQPVYQYLDGVDNIKLIEPQEYVQFIWLMQHSHIILTDSGGIQEEAPSLGIPVLVMRDTTERQEAVEAGTVKLVGTSKELIIQQTSALLDDQALHQQMSLAHNPYGDGLACQRIIEHLKQFA from the coding sequence ATGAAAGTGTTAGTTGTGTTTGGAACCAGACCTGAGGCGATTAAAATGGCGCCTTTGGTAAAACTGTTAAGTGCAGATCCTTTTTTTGAAACAAAGGTATGTATTACGGCTCAGCATCGACAAATGCTGGATTCTGTTTTATCTGTATTTGATATTCAACCCGACTATGACCTCAATATTATGAAAGCAGGTCAAAGCCTGACGGAACTGAATGCCAGAATGATGCTGGCACTTGAGGAGGTTTTGGTGGATTGCAAACCAGATCTGGTACTGGTACATGGGGATACATCAACAACACTCAGTACAGCAATGGCGGCTTTCTATCAAAAAATTGATGTCGGCCATGTCGAAGCGGGTTTACGTACTTATGATATTTACTCGCCATGGCCAGAAGAGGCCAATCGTCAGTTGACCAGTGTAATTGCCAAATGGCATTTCTGCCCAACTGAAACCTCTGCCAACCATTTACTTCAAGAGCACATCAATAAAAGCAAAATTTGTATTACAGGCAATACCGTAATTGATGCACTATTTTATGTAAAAGACCAACTGAATAATAATGAAGCTTTACAGCAAGAAATGCGTGCGCATTTTCATATGTTGGACCTCGACAAAAAGCGTGTTCTGATTACTGGCCACCGTCGTGAAAATTTTGGTGAAGGTTTTGAGAATATCTGTAAAGCGATCAAAGCACTTGCGGAAAGCTATCCAGAAGTTGAATTTGTATATCCGGTACATATGAACCCGAATGTGATGCAACCTGTATATCAATACCTTGATGGTGTAGACAATATTAAATTGATTGAGCCGCAAGAATACGTCCAGTTTATTTGGTTAATGCAACATAGCCATATTATTTTAACTGACTCAGGTGGTATTCAAGAAGAAGCACCATCTTTGGGTATTCCGGTTTTGGTGATGCGTGATACCACAGAACGTCAAGAGGCTGTTGAAGCAGGCACGGTAAAACTGGTGGGGACCTCAAAAGAATTAATTATTCAGCAGACCTCAGCTTTGTTAGATGATCAAGCACTACATCAGCAAATGAGTCTTGCGCACAATCCTTATGGTGATGGCTTGGCGTGTCAACGAATTATTGAACATCTAAAGCAATTTGCTTAA
- a CDS encoding ABC transporter permease — MDEQTSSLKGLPRLKPRGGLQVMYAAVRALFLRELQTRFGQYRLGYVWILLEPALHIGVLLILLGRISRALPGIDFEVFLVNGIIPFFLFRTTVSASLGAVQANQGLFSYRPVKPIDTLIARSFLELFLYFVAYLFFSTILLWFGFHINFDSIPQLLGYWFLLFSLAFSLSLVFMVVGSISHELNKFIPVLFLLLYVLSAVIYTIHLVPIEYQQYLLWNPIIHLLELMRHAVAPNYPLVQGISLTYVLEWIIGSLFLGLLLYKRFEQRMVKTK; from the coding sequence ATGGATGAGCAAACATCCAGTTTAAAAGGATTACCACGGTTAAAACCCCGTGGCGGACTGCAAGTCATGTATGCAGCAGTTCGTGCACTTTTTTTACGCGAGTTGCAAACCCGTTTTGGTCAATACCGTCTTGGTTATGTCTGGATTTTACTTGAGCCAGCGCTACATATAGGGGTTTTACTAATTCTTTTAGGACGCATTAGTAGAGCTTTACCAGGGATAGATTTTGAGGTCTTTTTGGTCAATGGGATTATCCCATTTTTCTTATTCCGTACGACTGTAAGTGCTTCATTAGGAGCGGTTCAAGCCAATCAAGGTTTATTTAGTTACCGGCCAGTAAAACCGATTGATACGCTAATTGCACGTAGCTTTTTAGAGCTGTTTTTATATTTTGTGGCATATCTCTTTTTTAGTACAATTTTACTTTGGTTTGGATTTCATATTAATTTTGACTCAATTCCACAATTATTAGGATATTGGTTTTTATTGTTTAGCTTAGCCTTTAGTTTATCATTAGTATTTATGGTCGTTGGCAGTATTTCACATGAACTAAATAAATTCATCCCAGTACTTTTTCTTCTGCTCTATGTCTTATCTGCTGTCATTTATACTATTCATTTAGTTCCAATTGAATATCAACAATATCTATTATGGAACCCAATTATTCATCTTTTAGAGTTGATGCGCCATGCAGTTGCACCCAATTATCCGCTAGTTCAAGGTATTTCTTTAACTTATGTGTTGGAATGGATTATTGGCTCACTATTCTTAGGTTTGTTGCTCTATAAACGTTTTGAACAGCGTATGGTAAAAACAAAATGA
- a CDS encoding pseudouridine synthase — translation MALNDNFIYTPPQDALEIVYEDEDLLVINKPAGLLSVMGRLPEHQDSAYLRVLEKYPAAKVTHRLDMATSGLLMFAKHRDAEVAISKMFQARTVKKYYVALVQGQIQSEGSVEVPLITDWENRPRQMVHFELGKSAKTLFQLMQYDAATDQSRVRLEPVTGRSHQLRVHMMHIGHPIMGDKLYHPEPTKFHLKRMALHAAYLAFQHPLKMHAVEIHSELKF, via the coding sequence ATGGCTCTAAACGACAATTTTATTTATACACCGCCACAAGATGCTTTAGAGATCGTCTATGAAGATGAAGATTTGCTGGTGATTAATAAGCCTGCTGGGCTATTGTCGGTGATGGGGCGCTTGCCTGAACATCAGGACAGTGCTTATTTACGGGTTTTGGAAAAATATCCCGCGGCTAAAGTCACGCATCGTCTGGATATGGCAACTTCGGGCTTACTCATGTTTGCCAAACACCGTGATGCAGAAGTGGCGATCAGTAAAATGTTTCAGGCGCGTACTGTCAAAAAATATTATGTGGCTTTGGTACAGGGACAGATTCAGAGCGAGGGCAGTGTGGAAGTCCCGCTCATTACTGATTGGGAAAACCGTCCGCGTCAGATGGTGCATTTTGAATTGGGTAAGTCTGCCAAAACCTTATTTCAACTGATGCAATATGATGCTGCAACGGACCAAAGTCGTGTGCGTTTAGAGCCGGTCACAGGACGTTCCCATCAGTTGCGGGTGCATATGATGCATATCGGCCATCCGATTATGGGGGATAAGCTTTATCATCCTGAACCTACCAAGTTCCATTTAAAACGCATGGCGCTACATGCGGCTTATCTGGCATTTCAGCATCCTTTAAAAATGCATGCAGTTGAAATTCATTCTGAGCTAAAGTTCTAA
- a CDS encoding ABC transporter ATP-binding protein: MIELRNLTKSYVTPKGRHYVFKDLNVTLPENKSVAILGKNGAGKSTLLRIIGGIDFADSGKVVTNKSISWPVALSGGFQGSLTARQNVRFVARLYLSNEDEVNQIIDFVESFADIGKYFDMPIKSYSSGMRGRIGFGLSMAFNFDYYLLDEAGAVGDANFRKKSQVLLDELKQKSNIIMVSHDLKDLTRNCDVAFLMRNGQAEFFADIAEAIEVYKAYAVNNK, from the coding sequence ATGATTGAGCTACGCAATCTAACCAAATCCTATGTGACTCCTAAAGGGCGGCACTATGTTTTTAAAGATTTAAATGTCACTTTACCCGAAAACAAAAGCGTAGCGATCTTAGGTAAAAATGGTGCAGGTAAAAGTACGCTACTGAGAATTATTGGTGGGATTGACTTTGCTGATAGTGGCAAAGTAGTGACCAATAAGTCCATTTCTTGGCCTGTAGCATTATCGGGTGGCTTTCAAGGTAGCCTGACTGCACGACAAAATGTTCGTTTTGTTGCTCGACTTTATTTAAGTAATGAGGATGAGGTAAACCAAATTATTGATTTTGTCGAATCCTTTGCTGACATTGGTAAATATTTTGATATGCCGATTAAAAGCTATTCATCGGGTATGCGTGGTCGTATTGGTTTTGGCCTGAGTATGGCATTTAATTTCGATTATTATCTACTTGATGAAGCAGGGGCTGTTGGTGATGCCAATTTTAGGAAGAAGAGCCAAGTCCTATTGGATGAGTTAAAACAGAAATCCAATATTATTATGGTGTCGCACGATTTAAAGGACTTAACCCGAAATTGTGATGTGGCTTTTTTGATGCGGAATGGTCAAGCGGAATTTTTTGCAGATATTGCAGAGGCAATAGAGGTTTATAAAGCATATGCGGTCAATAACAAATAA
- a CDS encoding polysaccharide biosynthesis/export family protein: MKKILFTSMFALSSFYSFAADTQSLLPQELANNLPQVNNEVPDNTILPSQSVVGLSPSSAQKYPTATKMFGEQLFKGAFASTAGSTFNDSYVLNPGDNINLRLWGAYQFAGTLTVDPQGNIFIPNVGPVKVAGTTNGRLQSLIEGYVRKTYVANVGVYAALVQSQPVKVMVTGFVNQPGSYGGVANDSVLAYLDRAGGVDAQRGSYVDIRIMRNGQLKQYVNLYDFLIAGKLQPYSFRDGDVIVVAPRSHTFSVSGEVFNAYDFEFNVPEVTVAQALSVAKLKPGATNVSIMRRQGTEYRSEYYPLSAANNVVIEDGDILTVTADRYAGTIQVRIEGAHNGAHAVVLPYGSKLSEVMKQIQPNTLSEVNALQLFRPSVAKRQKEMLNVSLDKLEEATLSVRSTTQEEANLRVKDAELVKQFIAKARTIQPKGQVVLDPKDFDDVILENGDILNIPEKTSVIMVHGEVTFPNGVVWQPNMTAQSYIDQVGGFTQKSNKSKLVVIHQNGESELVSKRYKIQQGDEILVLPKVQTKVVELTRGITQVLFQIAVAAKVALDL, encoded by the coding sequence ATGAAAAAAATATTATTCACCAGTATGTTTGCATTGTCTTCTTTTTATAGCTTTGCCGCAGATACACAGTCTCTTTTACCACAAGAGTTAGCAAATAATTTACCTCAAGTAAATAATGAGGTTCCAGATAATACCATTTTACCAAGTCAATCTGTGGTTGGCTTGTCTCCAAGCAGTGCACAAAAGTATCCCACAGCAACCAAAATGTTTGGTGAACAGCTGTTTAAAGGTGCGTTTGCCAGTACTGCAGGTTCGACATTTAACGACAGCTATGTACTGAATCCTGGCGATAATATCAATTTACGTCTATGGGGCGCTTACCAGTTTGCCGGCACTCTAACCGTGGACCCGCAAGGTAATATTTTTATTCCCAATGTAGGTCCTGTTAAAGTGGCAGGTACCACCAATGGCCGCTTGCAATCCTTGATTGAAGGCTATGTCCGTAAAACCTATGTCGCCAATGTTGGGGTCTATGCTGCCTTGGTCCAGTCGCAGCCGGTTAAAGTCATGGTTACAGGTTTTGTGAATCAGCCTGGCTCTTATGGTGGTGTCGCCAATGACAGCGTACTGGCATATCTTGACCGTGCCGGTGGTGTCGATGCGCAACGTGGTAGTTATGTTGATATCCGTATCATGCGCAATGGCCAGCTCAAGCAATACGTCAATCTGTATGACTTTTTAATTGCAGGCAAACTACAGCCTTATAGTTTCCGAGATGGTGATGTCATTGTGGTTGCGCCACGAAGTCATACCTTCTCGGTCTCGGGTGAGGTGTTTAATGCCTATGACTTTGAATTTAATGTGCCTGAAGTCACCGTTGCACAGGCGTTATCGGTAGCGAAACTAAAACCAGGGGCGACCAATGTCAGCATTATGCGTCGTCAGGGTACAGAGTACCGCAGTGAATATTATCCGCTCTCTGCTGCAAATAATGTAGTGATTGAAGATGGTGATATCTTAACGGTGACGGCTGACCGTTATGCTGGCACGATTCAGGTACGCATTGAAGGGGCTCATAATGGTGCACATGCGGTGGTATTGCCATATGGTTCCAAACTATCTGAAGTGATGAAACAGATTCAGCCGAATACCTTGTCAGAGGTCAATGCATTACAGCTTTTCCGTCCATCGGTTGCCAAGCGACAAAAGGAAATGCTAAACGTTTCTTTAGATAAACTTGAAGAAGCAACACTTTCTGTACGCTCAACCACGCAGGAAGAGGCTAATCTACGCGTAAAAGATGCTGAACTGGTTAAACAGTTTATTGCAAAAGCCCGTACGATTCAGCCAAAGGGCCAAGTGGTATTGGATCCGAAAGACTTTGATGATGTCATTTTAGAAAATGGGGATATATTAAATATTCCTGAAAAAACTTCGGTCATTATGGTGCATGGTGAAGTGACTTTCCCGAATGGGGTGGTATGGCAACCCAATATGACGGCACAGTCTTATATTGATCAGGTCGGTGGTTTTACCCAGAAGTCGAATAAATCGAAACTAGTGGTGATTCATCAGAATGGTGAGTCTGAGCTGGTCAGTAAACGCTATAAGATTCAACAGGGGGATGAAATTTTAGTTCTTCCTAAAGTACAGACCAAAGTGGTGGAATTAACGCGGGGCATTACCCAAGTATTATTCCAAATTGCGGTTGCAGCCAAAGTGGCATTGGATTTATAG